The Amycolatopsis jiangsuensis nucleotide sequence TGATCGCTGAGCCGAGTTGCTCGGTGATCTGCTGCGGGGTGAGTGCCTGGCAGGGGTCGCCGGAGAGCGCGTTGTCCGGTAGCGGGTTCTCCACCTTCGGCGCACCGCCGTAGGGCACCGTCTTCGCAGACGGATCGGTGGTCGGCGTGGACGATGCCGTGGGGGTTCCGGCGGTGGTCGAGGAGCAACCGGCGGCGAGCGCTGCAAGGCCGAGCATCGCGACGGTGTTGCGCACGCGCATCAGAGTTTTCCCGGGGGTTCGGCGTCGGGGTCGACGTTCTTCATGGTCTTGGTCTGGTCCTGCTCGCTCTCGCCGATCGCGTCGAGCGCCTTCTGGATCCGGTCGGCCAGTTCCGTGATGTAGGCAAGCTGCGCGTCGATCGCCTCGGCTCCGTGCGAGTACGCGCCGAGCTGCCCTTGCCCGTCACCCACCAACGCCACATTCGCGGCCACAGTCGCCGGGTCCTCCGATGGGGGCTTCATCGTGACCAGCTGGGCGGCCTTGCGTTGCATGTCCTGTACCGCGATCTTGTGGTCGTTCAGGTTCCGGAGGATCCCCTTCGCCTCCTCCACCTCCAGCGAGAACCCGTCTTGCCGAGGTTCGTTCGACCATGGGTTGTAGATCGAGAAGTTGGTGTCCTCCCACACGAGATGTCCTCCCCGCACTCGGGTGTCTGCAATTGCCGACACGCGGGCGATGGTAGCCGATCACCTACAGCGTGTGGGGCTGATTCGGGAGGTAGGTTGCGTCGGTGGCACGGCAACCGCATTCACCGGCAACGCGGGAGTTCGGCGTGCGCGTGCGGGAGCTGCGGCACCGGGCAGGCCTGAGCCAAGAGCAGTTGGCCGAGGTCGCCGGGGTGCACTGGACGTTCGTGAGCCAGGCCGAGCGCGGCTTGCGGAACCTGAGCCTTCACAACCTGCTGAAGTTCGCCGAAGGGCTCGGCGTCGACCCCCGGGAGCTGGTGCACGGCCTGAGGCCGCCGAAGGGGTGAGGTTCAGCCGCCGGGCAGGGATCGGTCCAGATCGGCGGTGAGGGCCATGCGCAGGATCCACTGACGCTGCTCGCCGACGACACCGAGCGCGCCGAGGATCCCTGCCACGTCCAGTGGTTTCGGGGTGCGGTGCCCGAGTTCCCACGACGAGATGACGGCCGGGTGTACCCCGACCCGGCGGGCCAGTTCCCGGACACCCCAGTGCGCGTTCTTCCGGGCTGCACGGAGCGCGGCACCTAGTTCGGGCGTTGCTTCATGCATGGCCACCACCTCCGAACGCGGCGAAACGCGACAAGCGTACGTGAACGCGCGTGCTCGGCGGTGATCGCGGTCCATTGCGGCACTCGAATAGACGAACGCGGCAAACGCGGGCGAAAGTAGGCAGGTGACCGATCGCCTGCTACCTACCGCCGACGCCGCCAAGGCCATCGGCGTGGACCGCCGAACGCTGCAACGGTGGTGGAAGGCAGGCGACGTGACTCCCGAAGTGGTGACCCCGGGAGGGCACGCCCGGTGGGACGTGGACGACCTGAAACGCCAGCTGCGCGACCGTCGCTGACCCCGGGCGCACAGAAGCGGCCCACCCGCGAAAATCGTTGGGGGCGGGCCGCACCTGTTCTTCAGACGTGCTAGTCAGCCGGCTGCACCGGGTTCTCCTGGATCACCTCGTCAACCAGTGCCGTGAAGTCCGCCATGGTGTACGCGTCGCTCAGGGTGTGCAGCATGAGCCGCCCGACGATGATGCGCCCAAGCGCGGACTCGGCCTTCAGCTCGACATCCGTGAGCCGATCTTTCGCGTGCTTGGTCTTGATCAGCCCATTGCCGTCCTTACGTGGCGCGCCCCGGATCTGCTCGCGGGTCGCGAGGAGCTGCGTCGCAGTCTGGCCGGTAACCGCTACGTGGAACCTGTTCTGCATCATGGCGAACGCCGTCTGCGTGGATCGCTTGGTGCTGTCGTAGTCGACGGCGTCGGTGAGAAGGTCTCGGAC carries:
- a CDS encoding MerR family transcriptional regulator, whose translation is MTDRLLPTADAAKAIGVDRRTLQRWWKAGDVTPEVVTPGGHARWDVDDLKRQLRDRR
- a CDS encoding helix-turn-helix domain-containing protein encodes the protein MHEATPELGAALRAARKNAHWGVRELARRVGVHPAVISSWELGHRTPKPLDVAGILGALGVVGEQRQWILRMALTADLDRSLPGG
- a CDS encoding helix-turn-helix domain-containing protein — translated: MARQPHSPATREFGVRVRELRHRAGLSQEQLAEVAGVHWTFVSQAERGLRNLSLHNLLKFAEGLGVDPRELVHGLRPPKG